Below is a window of Flavobacterium sp. CFS9 DNA.
TACAAAAGCCGTTCCTTCCACTTGCGGAATTACAGCCTCGAAAGGACCAAATTTTTCTTCTCTGACCAGTGATCCTTTAAAAGTACTTCCTGTGATACTTTCTATCGTGATAACTTCACCCGGATTTATAGCATTTCTGGCTTTTTCAATCGCAATTCTTCCCGAAACACCGGAACCTGTTGGTGAACGATCCACTTCTCCGTCGGCAAAAACACAGACATTTCGGCTATGATTAGAGATATTTAAGGGTTCATCGATAAAAATAGTGCCGTATAGAAAGCTTAAATCTTCCTCAAACGGATGCTGAATTTTTGTATCCTGCTTCATTACGGCATGTTTGATATCGACCCCGGTTTGAATAATGGTTCGGTAATTTTCTTCCGTTAATCCAAAATTCAAATGTGTATTTTTTCTCAAATCAACGTAAGCATAAAAAGCACCTCCATAGGCCAAATCATAAACGACATCACCAATCCCCTCAACATTTACAACACGATCTAAACCTACGGCAAAACTTGGCACACAATGAAACCGAACTCCTGTTACTTCTCCGTTTACTACCGTCACAAACGAAAAAATCCTACCGCACGGAGCATCAATTTTTAATTCATTCTCGCCTTCTTTTACTGTGATCCACTTCATTTTTGCTGCCAAAGAACTTATCGCAATAATGGCATGACCACACATACTGCTGTATCCTTCATTGTGCATAAAAAGAATACCAAAATCAGCTTCCTCATCATTTGGCGGAAGTAAAATACAACCGTACATATCCGCATGACCTCGAGGCTCAAACATCAGTGCCGTTCTTAGATAATCGTAGTTTTCTTTGATATCTCTTCGGTATTCCAGAACACTATTTCCTTTCAATTCTGGAAAACCGGAAACAATTACACGCAAAGGCTCACCGCCTGTATGCATATCAATTGTTTGGATCTGTAGTACGGAAGCGTCTGCTTTATAAACAGTATTATTACAAATATTTTGATAGGTATTAGACATTCTTTTCTACTTTTAAATTATACTCTTCATAAAAATATCCGGCCGCAACAAGGTCTTCTAAAGCATGTCCAACCGATTTAAAATAAGTGATTTCAGTCTCAGATGTCCTGCCTGATTTTGTCGTACTGCATAATTCAAACAAATCGGCTTTGATGGTTTCTTTTGTAATAATACCGGTGGTCAGCGGAATAAAAATATCACCGCTTTCCTTTAATCCACCCTGATAGGTATCCAAAAACAGACTCGATTTTAAAACCGCTTCGTCATCTGCCTCACGCATGTCTTTTTTATATGCCCCAACAAGATCTAAATGCTGTCCTGCTTTGAGCCATTTTCCAAAAACAAGCGGAACGGGTGATAAAGTGGCTGACGAGATGATATCAACCTGAGAAATAACTTCTTCTATCGTTGAAACCGGTTTACAAATAAGCGAAGTGTTTTTAAGAGCATCGCAAACCAGTTGCGCTTTTTCTATCGTTCTTCCCCAAACATAAACCTCATTTATAGGTCTTACACTGGCATGGGCCTGAATTAAATTGATGGCTAATGCTCCCGTGCCAATCATTAGCATAGACGAGGAGTCTTTTCGCGAAAGATAACTGCTCGCCAAAGCAGATGTTGC
It encodes the following:
- a CDS encoding proline racemase family protein is translated as MSNTYQNICNNTVYKADASVLQIQTIDMHTGGEPLRVIVSGFPELKGNSVLEYRRDIKENYDYLRTALMFEPRGHADMYGCILLPPNDEEADFGILFMHNEGYSSMCGHAIIAISSLAAKMKWITVKEGENELKIDAPCGRIFSFVTVVNGEVTGVRFHCVPSFAVGLDRVVNVEGIGDVVYDLAYGGAFYAYVDLRKNTHLNFGLTEENYRTIIQTGVDIKHAVMKQDTKIQHPFEEDLSFLYGTIFIDEPLNISNHSRNVCVFADGEVDRSPTGSGVSGRIAIEKARNAINPGEVITIESITGSTFKGSLVREEKFGPFEAVIPQVEGTAFVTGINTFLIDPKDPMKNGFILR
- a CDS encoding ornithine cyclodeaminase family protein, with translation MEPIALISDHFIEGKCNFKELIERLRAGFSNSDINVPMRHHHDYPNPEEGKDSTLLLMPAFQSGKDLGVKIVTVSPNNGKYDLPSIQGTYIYLDGHKGNIKAILDAKSLTGKRTAATSALASSYLSRKDSSSMLMIGTGALAINLIQAHASVRPINEVYVWGRTIEKAQLVCDALKNTSLICKPVSTIEEVISQVDIISSATLSPVPLVFGKWLKAGQHLDLVGAYKKDMREADDEAVLKSSLFLDTYQGGLKESGDIFIPLTTGIITKETIKADLFELCSTTKSGRTSETEITYFKSVGHALEDLVAAGYFYEEYNLKVEKNV